A section of the Glycine max mitochondrion, complete genome genome encodes:
- the rp15 gene encoding ribosomal protein subunit L5 — protein MFPLHFHYEDVSRQDPLLKLNHANVMEVPGSCEIRVVPKAPYDFIIKNGKLAMEIPRGQKFIQTQRGSTGKSFRSNPFLGSNKDKGYVSDLARQSTLRGHGMSNFSVRISTVMSLLDSPVEIRENSIQFSMETEFCEFSPELEDHFEIFEHIRGFNVTIVTSANTQDETLPPWSGFLQKDEGETQ, from the coding sequence ATGTTTCCACTCCATTTTCATTACGAAGATGTATCACGTCAGGATCCGTTGCTCAAACTGAATCACGCCAACGTTATGGAAGTTCCTGGATCGTGTGAAATAAGAGTAGTACCAAAGGCACCCTATGATTTCATAATAAAAAATGGAAAATTGGCTATGGAGATTCCGCGCGGTCAGAAATTCATACAGACACAAAGGGGTTCGACAGGAAAGTCGTTTCGATCCAATCCATTCTTGGGGTCAAATAAAGACAAAGGATATGTCAGTGACCTAGCACGACAAAGCACTCTCCGAGGGCATGGAATGTCTAATTTTTCGGTCAGAATCTCGACAGTAATGTCTCTGTTAGATTCTCCGGTCGAAATACGGGAAAACTCCATTCAATTCTCGATGGAAACGGAGTTTTGCGAATTCTCCCCGGAACTGGAAGATCATTTCGAGATCTTCGAACATATTCGAGGGTTCAATGTGACTATTGTCACTTCGGCCAACACACAAGATGAGACTTTACCACCGTGGAGCGGCTTTTTGCAAAAAGATGAGGGA
- the orf104a gene encoding hypothetical protein, translating into MCGRLPEGLSDPINCVSRSALARVLFLYERDSIQICHSLGDALFSMNTPPLNDELCQSSPPTRPGENTESSQALTRQNGIHISFVWSRREKAQSNINHFTDAID; encoded by the coding sequence ATGTGCGGTAGGTTGCCCGAAGGGCTATCTGATCCGATCAACTGCGTAAGCCGTAGCGCGCTAGCGCGCGTACTCTTCCTCTATGAGCGAGACTCCATCCAAATCTGCCACTCGTTGGGCGACGCCCTCTTTTCTATGAACACCCCACCACTGAATGATGAACTTTGCCAGTCTTCGCCTCCGACCCGACCAGGAGAGAACACAGAGTCAAGCCAAGCCCTTACCCGCCAGAATGGAATTCATATCTCCTTCGTCTGGTCGAGAAGGGAGAAAGCCCAATCGAACATCAATCACTTCACGGACGCTATTGATTGA
- the orf271 gene encoding hypothetical protein — MTTRAFFILFFFRYAAPPARSERTKWFVVMSEFAPICLSFVISLLVSLIFLGLLFVNPSQTTRKLPPYFLFVFLMALACSIPIAFCARADDGAVPSPSDLLTYTSDMLEDSASSGRSSSTSAVNQPLPGEQAMPPALPVMQEAANRALPYPYQNNEIIGGDSVESIQRRLLGRFPSPSAHEIQMARIEAEDLFEVKVDICQVMAGLHPSGDWMGRGARALDNLRTATGEESLSKLLRMREDLQTAGLQSATFRQLADRVAFRADGDQHSAT; from the coding sequence ATGACGACTCGCGCTTTTTTCATTCTCTTTTTTTTTCGGTATGCCGCTCCGCCAGCAAGGAGCGAAAGAACCAAGTGGTTTGTGGTAATGTCAGAATTTGCACCTATTTGTCTCTCATTCGTGATCAGTCTGCTAGTTTCTTTGATCTTCCTCGGTCTTCTTTTTGTTAATCCATCACAAACTACACGAAAGTTGCCCCCTTATTTTCTCTTTGTTTTTCTTATGGCTCTCGCCTGTAGCATTCCGATTGCCTTTTGTGCCAGGGCCGACGACGGTGCCGTACCTTCCCCTTCGGATTTATTAACGTATACATCCGACATGCTCGAAGACTCGGCAAGTTCCGGGCGTAGTAGTAGTACCTCAGCGGTCAATCAACCGCTTCCGGGGGAACAAGCTATGCCTCCCGCTCTTCCTGTTATGCAGGAAGCTGCTAATCGGGCTCTGCCCTACCCCTATCAAAATAATGAGATTATAGGGGGGGACAGTGTTGAATCCATCCAACGGAGGCTTTTGGGGAGATTCCCCTCTCCTTCAGCCCATGAGATTCAAATGGCCCGGATTGAAGCCGAAGACCTATTCGAGGTCAAGGTCGATATTTGTCAGGTCATGGCGGGCCTTCACCCAAGCGGGGATTGGATGGGACGGGGGGCTAGAGCTCTGGATAATCTTCGTACCGCCACTGGAGAGGAGTCCTTAAGTAAGCTCCTTCGAATGCGGGAGGACCTACAGACTGCGGGTTTGCAGTCCGCAACCTTCCGGCAATTGGCCGACAGAGTGGCATTCCGGGCGGATGGAGATCAACACTCTGCCACCTAG
- the ccmC gene encoding cytochrome c biogenesis C, translating into MSLSLLQPSFLMSKTRSYALILIGSRLFLTAMAIHLSLRVAPLDLQQGGNSRILYVHVPAARMSILVYIATAINTFLFLLTKHPLFLRSSGTGTEMGAFFTLFTLVTGGFRGRPMWGTFWVWDARLTSVFISFLIYLGALRFQKLPVEPAPISIRAGPIDIPIIKSSVNWWNTLHQPGSISRSGTSIHVPMPIPILSNFANFPLSTRILFVLETRLPILSFPESPLRDEIEAREGIAKPSLLPSSN; encoded by the coding sequence ATGTCCCTTTCGTTATTACAACCTTCTTTTTTGATGTCAAAGACCAGAAGCTATGCGCTAATTCTCATTGGATCTCGGTTGTTCTTAACAGCGATGGCTATTCATTTAAGTCTTCGGGTAGCACCATTAGATCTTCAACAAGGTGGAAATTCTCGTATTCTGTATGTACATGTTCCTGCGGCTCGGATGAGTATTCTTGTTTATATCGCTACGGCTATAAACACTTTCTTATTCCTATTAACAAAACATCCCCTTTTTCTTCGCTCTTCCGGAACCGGTACAGAAATGGGTGCTTTTTTTACGTTGTTTACCTTAGTTACTGGGGGGTTTCGGGGAAGACCTATGTGGGGCACCTTTTGGGTGTGGGATGCTCGTTTAACCTCTGTATTCATCTCGTTTCTGATTTACCTGGGTGCACTGCGTTTTCAAAAGCTTCCTGTCGAACCGGCTCCTATTTCAATCCGTGCTGGACCGATCGATATACCAATAATCAAGTCTTCAGTCAACTGGTGGAATACATTACATCAACCTGGGAGCATTAGCCGATCTGGTACATCAATACATGTTCCTATGCCCATTCCAATCTTGTCTAACTTTGCTAACTTCCCCCTCTCAACCCGTATCTTGTTTGTTCTGGAAACACGTCTTCCTATTCTATCTTTTCCCGAATCTCCTTTAAGGGATGAAATAGAAGCTCGAGAAGGAATAGCAAAACCTAGTTTACTTCCCAGCTCAAACTGA
- the orf150 gene encoding hypothetical protein produces the protein MTIGKKELNLRLAPETFGRNAALDPAQIRSRAVYFFLFLKERKFTGGWVLFRLCTSALHIKVTGFEPMALCTQNRCADQTALHLVSPPSAYRSTRSMKTRTELAHPFGHRDARTNPSNQPLFLENLPPDRATPKSRIVQERSHFFASSFT, from the coding sequence ATGACTATAGGCAAGAAAGAATTGAACCTAAGGCTTGCCCCCGAAACATTTGGAAGAAATGCTGCTTTAGATCCCGCCCAGATCAGATCAAGGGCGGTCTATTTTTTTCTCTTTCTAAAAGAGCGAAAGTTTACGGGTGGATGGGTGCTCTTTAGGCTGTGCACTTCAGCCCTTCACATCAAGGTGACAGGATTCGAACCTATGGCCCTCTGTACCCAAAACAGATGCGCTGACCAGACTGCGCTACACCTCGTCTCACCCCCCTCAGCATATAGATCCACCCGATCGATGAAGACTCGAACCGAACTCGCCCATCCTTTTGGGCATAGGGACGCGAGAACCAATCCGAGTAATCAACCGCTTTTTTTAGAAAATCTGCCTCCAGATAGGGCGACGCCAAAAAGCCGTATAGTGCAGGAGCGCTCACATTTTTTTGCTTCCTCTTTCACTTGA
- the cox3 gene encoding cytochrome c oxidase subunit III yields the protein MIESQRHSYHLVDPSPWPISGSLGALATTVGGVMYMHSFQGGATLLSLGLIFILYTMFVWWRDVLRESTLEGHHTKVVQLGPRYGSIPFIVSEVMFLFAFFRASSHSSLAPTVEIGGIWPPLGIWVLDPREIPFLNTPILLSSGAAVTWAHHAILAGKEKRAVYALVATVSLALVFTGFQGMEYYQAPFTISDSIYGSTFFLATGFHGFHVIIGTLFLIICGIRQYLGHLTKEHHVGFEAAAWYWHFVDVVRLFLFVSIYWWGGI from the coding sequence ATGATTGAATCTCAGAGGCATTCTTATCATTTGGTAGATCCAAGTCCATGGCCTATTTCGGGTTCACTCGGAGCTTTGGCAACCACCGTAGGAGGTGTGATGTACATGCACTCATTTCAAGGGGGTGCAACACTTCTCAGTTTGGGCCTAATATTTATCCTATATACCATGTTTGTATGGTGGCGCGATGTTCTACGTGAATCCACGTTGGAAGGACATCATACCAAAGTCGTACAATTAGGACCTCGATATGGTTCTATTCCGTTCATCGTATCGGAGGTTATGTTCCTTTTTGCTTTTTTTCGGGCTTCTTCTCATTCTTCTTTGGCACCTACGGTAGAGATCGGAGGTATTTGGCCCCCTTTAGGGATTTGGGTTTTAGATCCTCGGGAAATCCCTTTTCTTAATACCCCTATTCTCCTTTCATCCGGAGCAGCCGTAACTTGGGCTCATCATGCTATACTCGCGGGGAAGGAAAAACGAGCAGTTTACGCTTTAGTAGCTACCGTTTCACTGGCTCTAGTATTCACTGGCTTTCAAGGAATGGAATATTATCAAGCACCCTTCACTATTTCGGATAGTATTTATGGTTCTACCTTTTTCTTAGCAACTGGCTTTCATGGTTTTCATGTGATTATAGGTACTCTTTTCTTGATCATATGTGGTATTCGCCAATATCTTGGTCATCTGACCAAGGAGCATCACGTTGGCTTTGAAGCAGCTGCATGGTACTGGCATTTTGTAGACGTGGTTCGGTTATTCCTATTTGTCTCTATCTATTGGTGGGGAGGTATATGA